A region from the Clostridia bacterium genome encodes:
- a CDS encoding DNA polymerase IV, with product MKRIILHCDLNNFYASVECMKDPTLWSVPLAVCGSREERRGIVLAKNEKAKAFGVKTGEAVWEAKKKCPALVTVPPDMRSYVFWSKEVKHIYENYTDIVEPFGIDECWLDMSGSAHLFGGGTRAAYMIKEEVKARTGLTISCGVSFNKVFAKLGSDLKKPDAVTVIAPEDWENTVYPLPASALMGVGRSTYNKLSSRGIFTIGDIARSGEAFMRSLLGKNGLWLLRAARGLDAARVISGEYMPRPKSIGRGATYPHDIIKPSEIRALLLKLSHEVARKLRAEHFFAGAVQLEIKRTDFSKHEYSVQLKFFTQTAYDIWKCALELFFMRHDIMAFPVRALSVRACDLREENAPRQLSLFDDAKLMQKHERAERAMDIINGKYGKNTIQVASCKFDPVRI from the coding sequence TATAGTGCTGGCAAAGAACGAGAAGGCTAAGGCTTTCGGCGTAAAAACGGGAGAGGCCGTATGGGAAGCAAAAAAGAAATGCCCCGCTTTAGTCACGGTGCCGCCCGATATGAGATCGTATGTGTTTTGGTCTAAGGAGGTAAAGCATATATATGAAAATTATACCGATATAGTGGAGCCGTTCGGCATAGACGAATGCTGGCTCGATATGTCGGGAAGTGCCCACCTGTTCGGCGGCGGAACGCGCGCAGCGTATATGATAAAGGAAGAGGTAAAGGCGCGCACGGGACTTACTATATCGTGCGGCGTAAGCTTCAACAAGGTTTTTGCAAAGTTGGGAAGCGACTTAAAAAAGCCCGACGCCGTAACGGTCATTGCGCCCGAGGATTGGGAAAACACGGTATATCCGCTGCCCGCATCGGCGCTTATGGGCGTAGGACGCTCAACTTATAATAAGCTGTCGTCGCGGGGGATATTTACGATAGGCGATATAGCCCGCTCGGGCGAGGCGTTCATGAGGTCGCTTTTAGGAAAGAACGGGCTTTGGCTTTTACGTGCGGCACGCGGTCTTGACGCCGCCCGCGTTATAAGCGGCGAATATATGCCGCGGCCTAAGAGCATAGGACGCGGCGCGACTTATCCGCATGACATAATAAAGCCGTCGGAGATAAGAGCCCTTCTTTTAAAGCTTTCGCACGAGGTAGCAAGAAAGCTGAGAGCCGAACATTTTTTCGCGGGAGCGGTGCAGCTTGAAATTAAAAGAACGGACTTTTCAAAGCATGAATACAGCGTGCAGCTTAAATTTTTCACGCAGACTGCTTACGATATATGGAAATGCGCGCTAGAGCTGTTTTTCATGCGTCATGATATCATGGCGTTTCCGGTGCGCGCACTTTCGGTGCGCGCGTGCGATCTTAGAGAGGAAAACGCGCCCAGACAGCTTTCGCTTTTTGACGATGCAAAGCTTATGCAAAAGCATGAGCGCGCAGAGAGAGCGATGGACATTATAAACGGAAAATACGGCAAGAATACCATTCAGGTCGCTTCGTGTAAGTTTGATCCGGTGAGGATATGA
- a CDS encoding DUF1273 family protein, whose amino-acid sequence MQTKTCCFSGHRPKAFPWKYDESAPQCVWLKGRIANEIEKAVADGFTRFIAGGAAGVDMWCAEAVIDFKRTHNRDDISLVLAIPFLNYAVYFSEKEKARLVKIIEASDERILTSSEEDKSHAVRKYYKRNEYMVDNSQRLIAVFEPDLSTKGGTKYTVEYAKKVGVEVVTIRWDREYAKKASENRDMQ is encoded by the coding sequence ATGCAAACGAAAACATGCTGCTTCAGCGGACACAGGCCAAAGGCCTTTCCGTGGAAATACGATGAAAGCGCTCCTCAGTGCGTATGGCTTAAAGGGCGCATAGCCAATGAGATAGAAAAGGCCGTGGCAGACGGATTTACGCGGTTTATCGCGGGAGGCGCAGCCGGCGTCGATATGTGGTGCGCCGAGGCCGTTATAGACTTTAAAAGAACTCATAACAGAGATGATATAAGCCTTGTGCTGGCGATACCTTTTTTAAACTACGCCGTATATTTTTCCGAAAAGGAAAAAGCCCGCCTGGTAAAGATCATCGAAGCCTCGGATGAGCGCATACTTACATCGTCGGAGGAAGATAAAAGTCACGCAGTGCGTAAATATTATAAAAGAAACGAATATATGGTAGATAACTCGCAGAGACTTATAGCCGTTTTTGAGCCGGATCTAAGTACGAAGGGCGGAACTAAATATACTGTGGAATATGCAAAAAAAGTAGGCGTAGAGGTGGTAACTATACGCTGGGATCGCGAATATGCCAAAAAGGCATCTGAAAATAGGGATATGCAATGA